A genomic window from Halogeometricum borinquense DSM 11551 includes:
- a CDS encoding AAA family ATPase, which yields MTDADAVPDATPKASTVSPLPVEDAADLTTRITDNVERVIVGHRDAIENILIAVLARGHLLLEDVPGVGKTMLARAVAISLGGSFKRVQFTPDLLPSDVTGVNVFNQQTREFEFQPGPVFANVVLGDEINRAPPKTQAALLEVMEEQQVTVDGESHRVPDPFTVIATQNDVEPNRTYELPIAEIDRFMKKLRLGYPSETQETELLGRVTGDHPIDSLDPVASVEDVLQARRTVSQVTVREPVRSYVSRLAGYTREHAQLGVSPRGGIALVRASQARAVFDGRDYVIPDDVQTEAQSVWAHRIRTDGDDTGAAIVARALDRVAVE from the coding sequence ATGACTGACGCAGACGCCGTCCCTGACGCAACCCCGAAGGCATCAACCGTCTCCCCGCTCCCGGTCGAAGACGCCGCCGACCTCACGACGCGAATCACCGACAACGTCGAGCGCGTCATCGTCGGCCACCGGGACGCTATCGAGAACATCCTCATCGCCGTCCTCGCTCGCGGGCACCTCCTGTTGGAGGACGTGCCGGGTGTTGGCAAGACGATGCTTGCCCGCGCCGTGGCGATTTCGCTCGGCGGGTCGTTCAAGCGCGTGCAGTTTACGCCCGACCTCCTCCCGTCGGACGTGACTGGCGTGAACGTGTTCAACCAACAGACCCGCGAGTTCGAGTTCCAGCCGGGACCCGTGTTCGCCAACGTCGTCCTCGGCGACGAGATCAACCGCGCGCCGCCGAAGACGCAGGCCGCTCTCCTCGAAGTGATGGAAGAACAGCAAGTGACCGTCGATGGGGAGTCACACCGCGTTCCGGACCCGTTCACCGTCATCGCCACGCAGAACGACGTGGAACCGAACCGGACGTACGAACTCCCGATTGCCGAAATCGACCGTTTCATGAAGAAACTGCGACTCGGCTATCCCTCCGAAACACAGGAGACGGAACTGCTCGGCCGCGTCACGGGCGATCATCCGATCGACTCGCTGGACCCGGTCGCCTCCGTCGAAGACGTGTTGCAGGCCCGTCGAACCGTCTCGCAGGTGACGGTGCGTGAACCCGTCCGCTCGTACGTCTCCCGACTTGCGGGCTATACCCGCGAACACGCCCAACTGGGCGTGAGTCCTCGCGGCGGCATCGCGCTGGTCCGCGCTTCGCAGGCCCGTGCCGTCTTCGACGGGCGCGACTACGTCATCCCGGACGACGTACAGACCGAAGCACAAAGCGTCTGGGCGCATCGCATCCGAACCGACGGCGACGACACCGGAGCAGCAATCGTCGCTCGCGCGCTCGACAGAGTCGCGGTCGAGTAA
- a CDS encoding DUF58 domain-containing protein has product MRLTRRGYAVCGVVATAIALSIGFGPRSLNAIVIPAVVALAAAILQVRRAPVPAVERTVPNDDVPDTTGTVTLSFDTERSYPATVLDALPLGLDGDAEGETLVGDDPFAYEVTYRKRGEYELGPATIVATDVLGLVERELLAPGTDSVLVFPRVRRLSTAARHDLWSLYDAQISPRREEFDGLREYVRGDSLRDVHWKSTAKRDDLIVKEFVAETDASSVHIAAGAARTASDRMAEAAATICLTFVTSGIPVTLSTPSGVVEATAGDDRQLLEHLARADGGAVPDDAADVVITASEAATRVRYGDSETTFEMLVAETGRANGHFAGGQTGREPTGVTTS; this is encoded by the coding sequence ATGCGGCTCACTCGACGCGGCTACGCGGTCTGTGGGGTGGTCGCGACCGCCATCGCTCTCAGCATCGGCTTCGGTCCGCGGTCTCTCAACGCCATTGTCATCCCGGCGGTCGTCGCTTTGGCGGCCGCCATCTTGCAGGTCCGTCGCGCACCCGTGCCAGCGGTTGAACGGACCGTCCCGAACGACGACGTTCCGGACACTACGGGAACGGTCACGCTGTCGTTCGACACCGAGCGGTCGTATCCGGCGACGGTACTCGATGCGCTCCCCCTCGGTCTCGACGGCGACGCCGAGGGCGAGACGCTCGTCGGCGATGACCCCTTCGCCTACGAGGTGACGTACCGCAAGCGGGGCGAATACGAACTCGGCCCTGCGACTATCGTTGCCACCGACGTACTCGGGTTAGTCGAACGCGAACTGCTCGCTCCCGGTACCGACTCGGTGCTGGTGTTTCCGCGGGTCAGACGACTCTCGACGGCGGCCCGGCACGACCTCTGGTCGCTGTATGATGCCCAGATTTCCCCTCGACGCGAGGAGTTCGACGGTCTCCGCGAGTACGTCCGTGGTGACTCGCTCAGAGATGTTCACTGGAAGTCGACGGCGAAACGCGACGACCTCATCGTCAAGGAGTTCGTCGCGGAGACGGACGCATCGAGCGTCCACATCGCCGCCGGTGCCGCCCGAACCGCGAGCGACCGGATGGCTGAGGCGGCGGCCACGATCTGTCTCACGTTTGTCACGTCCGGTATCCCTGTCACGCTCTCGACGCCCTCTGGCGTCGTCGAAGCGACCGCGGGCGACGACCGACAACTGCTCGAACATCTCGCACGCGCCGACGGCGGTGCCGTTCCCGACGATGCCGCCGATGTCGTCATCACGGCGAGCGAAGCGGCCACCCGCGTCAGATACGGCGACAGCGAGACGACGTTCGAGATGCTCGTCGCGGAGACGGGGCGGGCGAATGGTCACTTCGCCGGCGGTCAGACAGGACGTGAACCGACAGGGGTGACGACCTCGTGA
- a CDS encoding DUF3488 and transglutaminase-like domain-containing protein: MSSETRDTNASFSIDAISVPRAVALVGVLVLTWSYVSVLYYVTNVVGGSSQLLFVVVGSLALATLVGSFVSVRTALGVTAVLLVGGFTVYVFTLPQSQLELLTPARLLSDTVALLTGLSILRLTGAGVWAMAVAPGPVFLSWYLAVRRQYVWGVAVGGVALGLFVLTSDAGQLTTLVGVAGGTVTVAASTFERYGAGIAQLDVMSMVLAAMIVLAATISVVPGAEGSPLLPDRGSPTVEGSLVNSPDRLNIVGSIRLSPNVRFTVNSPQSSYWETAAYDRYTGDGWIRTGSTDPYNGRLRGPVGASQTVQQQVTAKGTISILPAAWKPVRIDGPLASEAEVTAQGNLRPTTSLREGESYRVTSEVPIYTTAQLRRSGTNYPDDIEAAYLQLPDSTSDRVRARAAAVTADADNPYDKAVAIEQTLEAEKRYSLSVPQPSGDIADSFLFEMDAGYCTYYATTMVVMLRSQGVPARFVTGYTPGQQVSENEYVVRGLDSHAWVEVYFEDVGWVRFDPTPSGPRQTAENARVAEARQNGEPNVDVGGSEETATPTPTPTTTTAANGTEDDTNNTPTPSDALEPSGSGVNATPPPGSVPGLGSSVTSAGGGLSGPDLPPQRTFALGLVALIGLVAGARRTGVTERAYRALWLRYQGTRRTPEDDTIRAYRRLEYVLERRYRPRRTGETPRTYLQSLSRVGLDADVARVGEAYERARYGDGVARETADDAIATVDRLVRETTPLLGRLSQR, from the coding sequence GTGAGTTCCGAGACGAGAGACACGAACGCTTCGTTTTCGATAGACGCCATCTCGGTACCGCGTGCCGTCGCTCTTGTCGGCGTCCTCGTCCTCACGTGGTCGTACGTGAGCGTACTCTACTACGTCACGAACGTGGTCGGCGGCAGTTCCCAACTGCTGTTTGTCGTCGTGGGGTCGCTCGCACTTGCCACGCTGGTCGGCTCTTTCGTCAGCGTCCGAACGGCACTTGGTGTTACTGCCGTCCTCTTAGTCGGCGGCTTCACCGTCTACGTGTTCACGCTTCCGCAGAGCCAACTCGAACTCCTGACGCCGGCGCGCCTGCTCTCAGACACTGTCGCACTGCTCACCGGACTGTCCATCCTCCGACTCACCGGCGCTGGCGTGTGGGCGATGGCCGTCGCTCCCGGCCCGGTGTTTCTCTCGTGGTACCTTGCCGTTCGTCGCCAGTACGTGTGGGGTGTCGCCGTCGGCGGCGTCGCCCTCGGCCTGTTTGTTCTCACGAGCGACGCCGGACAACTGACCACGCTCGTCGGCGTCGCTGGCGGGACAGTCACGGTCGCAGCGTCAACGTTCGAGCGCTACGGCGCGGGCATCGCCCAGTTGGACGTGATGTCGATGGTCCTCGCGGCGATGATCGTTCTCGCGGCCACTATCTCCGTGGTCCCCGGTGCAGAAGGGTCTCCGCTGCTCCCGGACCGGGGTTCACCCACGGTCGAGGGGAGTCTCGTCAACTCTCCGGACCGCTTGAATATCGTCGGGAGCATCCGACTCTCGCCGAACGTCCGCTTTACGGTCAACAGTCCGCAGTCGTCGTACTGGGAGACGGCCGCGTACGACAGGTACACCGGCGACGGGTGGATTAGAACGGGGAGTACGGACCCCTACAACGGTCGTTTGCGCGGCCCGGTTGGTGCCTCACAGACCGTCCAGCAGCAGGTGACGGCGAAAGGGACTATCTCTATCCTTCCGGCCGCGTGGAAACCGGTTCGCATTGACGGCCCTCTCGCCTCCGAGGCGGAAGTGACCGCGCAGGGGAACCTGCGGCCAACCACCTCGTTGCGCGAAGGCGAGTCCTATCGCGTCACGAGCGAAGTTCCGATCTACACCACGGCGCAACTGCGACGCTCTGGGACGAACTACCCCGACGATATCGAAGCGGCGTACCTCCAACTGCCAGACAGCACATCCGACCGGGTTCGCGCCCGTGCCGCTGCAGTCACCGCCGACGCGGACAACCCGTACGACAAAGCGGTCGCCATCGAGCAGACGCTGGAGGCCGAAAAGCGCTACTCGCTGTCGGTGCCACAGCCATCGGGCGATATCGCCGACTCGTTCCTGTTCGAGATGGACGCGGGATACTGCACCTACTACGCGACGACAATGGTCGTCATGCTCCGGTCGCAAGGTGTTCCCGCGCGGTTCGTCACCGGATACACGCCCGGCCAACAGGTGAGTGAGAACGAGTACGTCGTCCGCGGACTCGATTCGCACGCGTGGGTCGAAGTCTACTTCGAGGACGTTGGATGGGTTCGGTTCGACCCGACGCCTTCGGGGCCACGGCAAACCGCCGAAAACGCCCGCGTTGCCGAGGCCAGACAGAACGGTGAACCCAACGTCGATGTGGGCGGGTCCGAAGAGACGGCGACGCCGACACCCACGCCAACCACTACTACGGCGGCTAACGGCACGGAAGACGACACGAACAATACGCCGACGCCGTCCGACGCACTCGAACCCAGTGGTAGTGGCGTGAACGCGACTCCGCCGCCCGGATCAGTTCCCGGGCTGGGGTCTTCCGTAACGTCAGCCGGTGGCGGCTTGTCAGGTCCGGATCTCCCGCCGCAACGCACGTTCGCGCTCGGCCTCGTCGCACTGATCGGACTCGTCGCCGGGGCGAGACGGACGGGAGTAACCGAACGCGCGTACCGGGCGCTGTGGCTTCGGTATCAGGGGACGCGACGCACGCCGGAAGACGACACGATTCGGGCGTATCGCCGACTCGAATACGTGCTCGAACGTCGGTATCGCCCACGACGGACGGGCGAGACGCCGCGCACGTATCTCCAGTCGCTCTCCCGCGTCGGTCTCGATGCGGACGTAGCGCGCGTCGGTGAAGCGTACGAACGCGCTCGGTACGGCGATGGCGTCGCGCGCGAGACAGCCGACGATGCTATCGCCACCGTGGACCGACTGGTTCGAGAAACGACGCCGCTTCTCGGCCGGCTTTCACAGCGGTGA